The sequence CCGGGAATACAGCGGCAATACGGCCTTTGCAGGCGATTATGAGTTACTTATAATGTCCCATTGCTGGAAAAAACCTTTAATCGTAGGAGTTGGAAGTGGCCATTTCGTCGGGTGTCCATCAGCCCGTGCGTCGCCGGACGACCCTGGCCGACGTGGCAAGGGTCAGCGGCGTCTCGGTCGCAGCGGCCTCCCAGGTCCTCTCCGGCCAGAAGGGCGCCACCCGCTACAGCCCCGCCACCGCCGCACGCGTCCGCGAAGCCGCCCGCCTGCTGCGATACCGCCCGAGCCTCGCCGGGCGGATCATCCGCCAGGGCCGGACCGGCATCATGGGCCTGGTCCTCCCGGCGTTGGCCGATGCCTACGTGACCTCCCTCGCCCCCGGCTGCATCACCGCTGCCACCCGCTGCGGATACGAGCTGATCGTTTCCGCTGCGCACCTGGCCAGCGACGAGTACCAGCAGCGGGTCTCCCACCTCCTGGACCTCGACGTGGACGGCTTGGTCCTGTTCGCCTCTCAGGAACTGATCCGGTCCGAGGTCTACCGCGAACTGGTCGAGTCCCGCCGGCCCGTCGTCCTCCTCGAGCACGACACCGCCGACCAGAACGTGGACTTCGTGGGAATGGACGACCTGGCCAACTACCGGCAGGCGGTGGGACGCCTCAAGTCCCTCGGCCATCAGCGGATCGGCCTCATCTACGAACTCGAATACGCCGTGCCCTCAGCCCACGTCCGACGCCTCGCGTTCGAGCAGGCGGTCGACGAACTGGGCCTGCCCGTCCTGCCGCGATACTGCATCCAGACCGCACACCACCGCGATGCCCAATCGCTGGCTGCGCTGACCCCGGTGCTCGAAGCAAAAGGCGACCTGACCGCCTTGGTCGTCCGCGGGCATTGGCGGATGGAGTGGATGTATCAGGCCCTGCTCGAATGGGGATGGGCGGTGCCGGACGACGTCTCCCTGGTCAACATCAGCGGCCACGACTACCGCCGCGACCGCCTGCGCATCACCGCGGTGCAGACCCCGATCGCCAAGATGGGCGAGCAGGCGGTGCAACTGCTGACGCATCGCATCGGCCACCCGGACGACCCGCCGCAGCGGATCCTGCTGCCGGGTGAACTGATCGAAGGAACAACGGTGAAGAACCGCTGAATGCTGATGGACAAACAGAATCAGCATAAAGAGGCAGGAAACTTCTTCCGCAAATTCGAAAGCCACAATCCCCACGAAAGACAACACACTGCCGGCCGGACCATGCCGCGTCAGATCATCGAACGTAACCAAACAACTGCAGCGCCGTCATCGCAATCAAGCCGACCACCACGTAGCCCATGAGGCGGCCCACGATCCCGTTGAATACCTCCAGGCGAAACGTCAAAGCCTCCGCCGCGGTCTCCGCGACCTTCCGAAGGTGCTTCTCCAACCGACCAGCCGTCTCGCCCGCCGCTACCTCAGCCAGATAGGCTCGGGAGAGAAACGATACCCCAGCCAGCGAATCGGCGAAGGTGTTCCGGGCGGCCAGCGACTCGGCGACCCGGAGCAGGTCCCGGCGAAGATACACGTTCTCCACCGGCTCAGCCGCCAGCTCACCCATCCGCGCCACGTCCATTCCCGCCGCCTCGTACGCCAGGCTCAACGTCTCGAAATACACCGCCACGGCCAGATCCACCTGCTCCTCCCGCCAGAACGGAATCTGCAGCTTGATCAAATCCAGAACATGACGGGTCTGGGGCAGATGCGCGACCGCATAGATAACCCCGATGGTGATCGCGTAGTAAGGCAGCGTGTTGAGGATGAAAAACCGCGTCACCTCCCATGGCGCGAACCACAGATACAAAACGAAACGAACGACCCAGCCGAACAGAAACACCACCAGCGGATACATCCACGCATTCCGCACGATGCGCCTGGTGGGAATCAGCTTGTGGCAGAAGTCTCGCAAGTACGCGAACGCCTCCTCAAGCCGGCCGCTTTCCTCGCCCGCACGTACCACCGGAAGCACAAACCGCGGAAAATCATGCCGACCAGCCTCCAAAGCCTCAGCCATCGTATCGCCGCCGCGGATGCCCTCAACCGCCTGGGCGGTGATCCGCCGAAGAACTGGCGAATCCGACCGCCCGCCCGCCAACTCCACCGCCCGCGGCATCTCCGTGCCCGCCCGAAGGCAGTGAGCCATCACGTCGCAGAACCGCTCGATGTGTTTCAAGCCGATGGTCATGCCGCCTGGAACCCGCCGCCAACTCCGCAATCACCGGATCGGATAGTCCCGCATTTCCCCAAGCGTCTCGTACATCGCCAGCACATTTTCGATCGGCGTGGCCGCCTGCACGTTGTGAATGGGATTGAACACGAACCCGCCGCCGGGCCCGAACGTCCGGATCCGCTCGCGAACCTCCTCGCGGACCTCCTCCGGCCGCCCGAACGGCAGCGTCTGCTGCGTATTGACCGCGCCGCCCCAGAACGTGATCCGCCCGCCGTACCGCCCCTTGAGCGTCGCAGCGTCCATACCGGCGGCGGAGCATTGAACCGGATTGAGAATGTCAAACCCGGCCCGAACAAAATCGTCGATCAGCGGCTCGACCGCCCCGCACGAGTGGATCATCGTCTTCCAAGCCGTGTGGCTGTGAACCCACTCGTTGATCCGCTCGTGGAACGGCATGAACAAATCGCGATACGAATCCCGCGAGATGAAGAGATTCGACTGCGTGCCGAAATCCGTGCCGGTCACGAACACCGCCGCCACCCGCTCGCCCACCGCCTCGTAGATGCGCTGCGCGTTGGCGATGGCGATCGCGCACTGGCCCTCAAAAACCCGCCGCACGTACTCGCGCCGAAGGCCCGTCGAAACGTACCACTCCTCGACGTCCCGAATGCCCTTGGGGTGCTTCAGCCACATCGCCGGCACCAGCGCGATATCGCCGAACGACGCGCCGGGCAGGCTCAGCAGGATCGCCTTGTCCGTTCCCGTGTAGAGCTGCTCCGCCCGGTCCCGCAGGTACGCGATCTGCGCGTCGGTCAGCGGCCTAAACTCCTCAAGATTGTCCGCCGGGTCAAGCCGGTCGTCGTCAATCGGTTCCTGCCGAATGATCGCATCGAAGTAAAAACCGCCCTTGGGCATCCGCCCGCTCGGCGGCACGGACTTATCGCCCTGCGGATACAGCAGAATATCGCCGTTGGTCTCCGGCTCGGTATTGAAACCCTCCGGCACAAGCACCGGCGTCCCGTCGAACGTCGTCCACGCCTTCCAGTTCTCGTTGACGAAACCGAACAGCGTCGCGGGCAGCCCCAGTCCCACCACGTCCACACCAAGCGCCTCCGCCAGGTCCGCCTCGATCTCACCGAGCATCTGGAACGGCTCGACCACCTTGACCGGCAGGCCCGGCGCGTCCAGCCTCAGCGCCTGACGAAGCCGGTACACCGTCGAAACGCTCATCCCGGTCACCGCGCTGCCGCCCAGATCGAGAGGCACGCGGTCCGGTTCACGATGGTCCAAAGCGGTCTGCACCCGCTGGCGGGAGGTCATCGCCATATCGGCTCCTCCGTTGACCTGAGGCTTCAAACGTCATGCCGCCGGCGCCGCAGCCGGCTCACAACTCGCCGATATCTTCGTACCACAATTGCGGGTTCTCGTCGATGAATTTCCGCATCATCGCCTTGCACTCCTCCAGATCCAGATCGACCACCTCCACCCCGTGCGACTCCATGAACTCCCGCGCCCCGGCGAACGTCGCGGACTCACCGGCAACGACCCGGCGAATGCCGAACTGCACCGCCGCGCCCGCGCAGAGATAGCACGGCATGAGCGTCGAGTACAGCACCGTGCCCTTGTAGCTGCCGATCCGCCCCGCGTTGCGCAGGCAGTCGATCTCCGCGTGGATGATCGGGTCGTCGTACTGGACCCGCCGGTTGTGCCCGCGCCCGATGATCTGACCGTCGCGGACCAGCACCGATCCGATGGGGATTCCTCCCTCGCTAAGGCCCTGACGGGCCTCCTCAATCGCAGCCTTCATGAAAATGTCCATCGCCACTCCGTCAAAAGGGGGGTTCAACGCGCCCGCTACGGCGTCCGATCGTCCGGCTCAGCCTCCGCTTCGAGCGGCTCAGCCGACTGACCGGTCCCGAGAACCTCGTGAAAAAATAGCACCATCGCCGCCCACGACCGCCGGTCCGCCTGCTCGTCGTACGCCACGCCGTCCCACGGGTCCGCATCGTTGGCCGGATTCGTGAACGCGTGCACCGCTTGGCCGTAGACCACCAGTTGCCACTGCGCCTCAGACTTCTTCATCTCGTGGACAAAGTCGCTGACCTCCGACCAGCCGACATGCGGATCGTTGGCCCCGTGAAGAACGAGAATCTCCGCCTTGATCTGTCCACGCTCTGCCGGCATCGACGTGCCCAACCCGCCGTGAAAACTCACCACGCCCGCCACGTCCGCGCCGCCCCGCGCCAACTCCAGCACCACCGACCCGCCAAAGCAGTATCCGATCGCGGCGATCCGGTTCGAATCGACCAGCTTCTGTTCGCGCAACACCTCAAGCCCGGCCCGCACCCGACGCCGCGCGAGCGTCGGACTCTCGCGAAACGGCTTGGACAGCTCGCGGGCCGACCGGTCGTTCTGGGCCCGCTTGCCGCGGCCGTACATGTCCACCGCAAACGCGACCACCCCGAGCTGGTCGGCAAGCTGCCTGGCCCGGCCTCTGGCATAGTCGTTCAGGCCGTACCACTCGTGGACGACCAACACCCCCGGAAGCTTCCGTCCGGATGGAACCGAACGCGGATACGCCAGAAACCCTTCCAGCGGAAGCTCCCCGTCGCTGTACGCGACCGTCTCGGTCGCGACCTCGCCGACGCCGCCGGCGGCCGGCTCGCCCGAACGCGTCTGCGGTTCCTCGGACGAAGCGACAGCGGTCAACAGCAAAACAATCAGTACGCAACGCATGGTTTTCCCCTTTCAATCTCCGCACGCCTCCCGGAACGCCTTCACGACGGAATCAAATGGTTCCAGTACGCGACGTACACGGTCATCACCCAGATCATCACCGCGACCAACAGCACGATCGCCCCAGCCGCCCGAAGAAAACGGCGGTCCCGATTCGCCAGCACCGGCAACGCAAACGCCCCAGCCAAACCCGTCAGAATAAACCCCGCTCCGGCCAGCAGCGGCTGAGCCGTCAGGCCCAGATGAATGATCCGAACCCCGACCACCACCGCCAGCGCAGCGGCGAAAAGCGAGTAAATCCCGATGCTCAAAAGCCCCCAGTTCATCCACAATGCCAGCGCCGTACCCAACAAAATCGCCCCGAACAGCGCCGACGTCTCCCCGTACGCGATGTTGAATATCCCGCCCTGGTAGTCCAGCGGCCACGTCAGCGACATGTGCAACCCGGTCGCCAGAGCGATCAGCCCGCTCGCCGCGAACCCCGGCGCCCAACGCTTCTGATCCGGATCCGTCAATCCCCACCACGCGTAACACGCCACCAGAAACAGCCCAGCCGCCGCGTTCAGCAGCATCAGCGTCACGTAATCGTTCCATAACACCGCCAGCATACGGCACCTCCCATCCGTCGTCGAACGCCCTCCGCGACAGGATCCCCGAAATCGGCACAAACCGACCTCCACATCATACCCACGCCCCACACCGGGAGCAAGCAGCGATTCTCGCCGAGCGGAAGGGCACGCTCGCCTCATCGGAGCGGCGGACACTTCCCCCTCTGTCATTCCCGCGCAGGCGGGTGGGTGCGCCGTCCCGACGCACCATCCTCCGTTCTCTACCTACTCCGTCCCCTCCGCGTGTCCCGCGTGCTCGGTGCCGCCGCCTTCTTCCCGCCCTCCAACCCGGGCAGCTCAATGACCCATGACCGATCATCCGACCCCTCCACGCCACCGGAATCAACCAGATCCCGATCCACCGAATACAAAACGCCCCGCTCCCGATCGTACCGCAACGGCATCCCATCGAACTCATCAACCGGCACACCGTGAAGATACTCAGGCACAAGCTCATCCAACGTCTCCGGCAACCGTCCCGTGCGATCGAAATAACACCGCAGCGCGATGCAGGCCTGCGCAGCGGAGATCTCATTGGCGGAACGGGCCTTGGAAACCACAATGCTGTCGATGCTGTAACCCAAATATCCGAACATCTCCGTGCCGAGAGAATTAGGCTGAAGGGCTCTTGGGAGCCGTCCGTCTTTGAACGGATTGAACGGCTCGAACGTCGGCGCCGGTCGCCGCCCCGATCCGGTGACATAGCGGACGTAGTCGCGGCACATGTCTGTGAGCATCTTCCTGGTCTCGTTCGGATGATAGCGGAATGCCGCGGGAACGAACCGACATTCGTCGGACCTGCGGAGCACCCGGTCGATCTCCAGATCAAGTCCGTTAAGCTGCCACCGGTACTGACCGCGAATGGCGTCGGCGAGCCCGTCCGAACCCGGCCGCATGTCCTCAAGCCGGACCATGTACGGCGACAGGATCTCACAGGTAACCCGCGAATCGCCCGTCCACGCCCGAAGCGCTCCCGTTGCCCGATCTCCGATGGCCAGACCGACGTAGTAGCACATCACCGTGCCTTGGGCGTTCCGCACGCTGCGCCCGAAACGCAGGATTTTCACAACCTGCTCGACGGCCTGCTGTGGATCCCCGTCCGCCAGGGTCATCCGGGCACGAAGCAGCGCGAGGCGGACAAGCGTTGACGAATGGCTGAGGAACGGCGACACGAACTCGGGGTCGTATACGCTGCTTGGGAACTGGAGATACGGACGCGCAAGGGCCTGATCGAACAGGTCAAGGGCTTGGCCGTTGCGGCGGAGCGCTTCTTCGGCCAGAGCGTCGTTGGAACGTCGGCCGCAAGCGATCTCCAGAATCGCCTCCCAGTAACCCACGCCCTCACCGACCCCAAACGCTCCGAGAAAGTCGCTTTCCCCGATGGCTCCCGGCGGCCGGCCGATAGGACCGCCGTTCGTCGGCTGGGAAGCAGGATGCATGTTCCATCTGGGAACAAACATCGCCTCACCGGCCTTAAGTACGACCGGAAATGCGTTCTCCTCCTCCGGAACCTCCAACCGGGTCAATTGCAGGTCGCTGTCATCGCACGGCGCGATGTCCTGCATCCCCCAGGCAACAAACGCAGCCACAACCGCCAGCGGAATACCCACCAGAAGCACAACGACAAAGATGATTGTACGAATCACCCGTCTCATCGCCCAACCCATTATACCCGACGAGGCAACTCATGGGACATTGCCTTCTGACTAAACGGTTGTCCGGAAGAAAACAGCACGGATCACGCGGAACACGCGGACAGGCCAGGAAGATGAAAGATGAAAACAACGACCTTCGAAATGTGGCTCCGTCGCCCTCGGCGAAGTCTTCTTTCTTCATTCTGACTACTGACTACTGACTTCTCCTCTTCCTCCTCTTCCTCCGCGTGCTCCGTGCCAGTCTTCTCTCTGACCGCCATCCAACCCGCCGAACCTACTGACTCAGCATCTTCCGCGCCGCCGCCTGAAGCTCCACCGCCGCATCCTGCGCCGTCAGCCTCTGATTGATGACCTCCGCTGTGATGCGGTCCATGGCGTCGCGAACCTCCTGCCAGCCCTGAACGTTCGGCTCCGCCTTGGCGTACGGAATCGCCTCGATCGTATGCCGCTTCGCCGGCTTCTCAGCCAGAAACTCCCGCAGCGGCGACGCCTCGAGCGCCGACTGGCGAATCGGCAGATACCCCGTCGCCGCGGCCCACCGCGCCGTCACGTCGCGCGAAATGAAATACCCGATAAAATCCCAAGCCGCCTTCTGACGCCGCTCGTCCGACTTGAACACGCAAATGTTCGCCCCGAACAGCACCGTCGCCGGCGCCGCCTCCGCCCCGTGAGGAATCACCGCCACGTCCCAGTCAAACTTGCCCTGGATCATCTCGTCCGCGTAAGGGTACGAATTGCTGGACCGAATGAAAAACGCCGCGCGACCGTTCCCGAAATCCGCTCGATCGTCGTACGAACCGTAAGCCACCTCATAGGCCAGACCCTTCTCGAACACCGCGTCGATCAGACCAAAGGCGCTCACCGTCGCCGGCCCGTCAAAAAGCGGCGTCCGCGTCCGCGAGTCGAACACCTCGCCGCCGAACGAAAACACCAACCCGTCGAACGTGGATGGATCGCGAGAAAACGCGTAAGGAGTGAGATTGAGCTTCGCCTTCAATGCCTCGCACGCCGCCACAAACTCCTCCCACGTCGCCGGCGGTTCGCTGCGGCCGACCTGCCTGAGCATGTCCCGATTGTAGTACAGCATCAACACGCTCTTGGTAAACGGCATCGACAGCAGCTTGCCGCCGAACTGGGCAAACCGGTTCGAGTCGACAAACGGCTGATAGATATCCGCCCGGTCCTCAGCCGACAAATCATCCTGCAGATACCCGCCCAGATCCGACACCGCGTCGTACTTCATGTAGTCCGCCACCATGCTCTCATACGCCACCGCCAGATCCGGCGGCCGACGCGCCGCCAGCGCCGTGATCGTCTTCTTGTACAGCGTGTCGTAATCGCCCACGTACTCCTCGCGAACCGCCATCGCCGGACCCGACGCGTTGTACGCCTCGATGATCTCGCGCAGCGCCGCCGCGTTCCGGTCGCTCTGCGTATGCCAGAACACCAGAACGTCCTCCTTCGCCGCGGCCTCGCGATTGCGGCAACCGGCGACACAAAGAACCAGAGTGAAACCCACCAAAATCAAAGCCAACCGGCGGTGCATGTGCGTTCTCCTGAAGCTTCCGACAGGAAACCCTCAGCCAATCCTACGTCGTCATCTGCTCGGCGCCCCGCTCAAACCACCGCTGGGCCAGCAGGTACAAGATGACGATCGGCAAAATTGTAAGCGTGGCCGCCGCCATGAGCAAATGGTAATGCGTCGTCGCCTCCTCGATGAACGACGCCAACCCCTTCTGAATCACCGACAAATCCGGCGAACTTGTCACCACCAGCGGCCAGACCAGCGCGTTCCAGCTCCCCAAAAATGCGAACACCGCGATCGTGATCAACGCCGGCTGAATCATCGGCGCCCCGATCGACCAGAGGTACCGCAGATCGGAACAGCCGTCGAGCCGCGCCGCCTCGTACATCTCACGCGGCAACCCGTCAAACATCCGCCGAACAAAAAACACCGAAAACGCCGACGCCGTCCACGGAACCACCAGCGCCGCGTACGTGTCGTACCAGCCGAGGTAGTCGATGATGAAGAAGTTCGGTATCAGACTCACCTCGAACGGAATCATCATCGTCGCCAGGAACAAAAGAAACAGCACGTTCTTCCCGCGAAACTGCAGCACGCTGAACGCGAACCCCGCCAGCACCGCCGTCACCAGCACGCCCGCCGTCACCGCGATCCCGACCACCGCCGAATTGAAAAAACACCGCACAAACGGCACCCCGATGTCCGCCGCCCGAACGAACGCGTTCGGATAGTTCGACCACTGAGGATGCTCCGGCAGAACCGGCGGCGGAACCAGCGTGATCTCAGCCGGCGTCTTGAGCGACGTCGATAGCATCCAGAAAAACGGCAGCACGCAAAACGCCGCCCCCGCCAGAATGACCAGCTCGATCGCCACATTGACCATCAACCGCCAAAACCGCACCACTCAGTCCTTCCTCCGCGAAACGCGAAGCTGCAAAGCCGTCAACACCAGCAGCACCCCGAACAACGCCACCGACGCCGCCGCGCCCGTCCCGAACCGCTGATAGTTCCAGAACTCGGTGAAAATGTACATCGTCGCGTTCCGTGCCGAGTTCAACCGCTCAGCCGGGGCCATGATGTAAATCTGATTGAACGTCTGAAACGCCGCGATCGTCGAAATAACCACCAGAAACCCGATCACCGGACGCAACAGCGGCAGCGTGATCGAAAAAAACGACCGCACCGGTCCCGCCCCGTCCAGCCAAGCCGCCTCGTACGTCTCCTTCGGAATCTGACCCATCCCCGCCGTCAGAATGATCACGTAGAACCCGAACGTGTGCCACACCGCGAACAGCATCACCGAGATCAAAGCCAGGCTGGGCCCGCCGCCGACGATCGGCAGTTCGCCGCCGAACGCCAGCTCAAAAATCCCCGTCGAACTCTCGGTGAATCGCACGGGCCCCACGCCGAACGCCGCCAGCAGCGAGTTGGCCAGCCCCTTTTGATCCACGTGAAGAATCCACTTCCACACCGCCGCCGCCGCCACCGTCGAGGTGATAAACGGCAAAAAAAACGCCACCCGGTACACCCCCGCCAGCCGCTTCTTGCGGCCAAGCAACACCGCGAACACCAGCGCCAGCGCGATGGTCGCCGGGATCGTGCCCAACGCGTACCACACGCTGATGCCCAGCGACCGGACAAACTCGCCCGACTCGAAAATCCGCTGATAATTGTCCAGCCCCACGTACGCCGAATCCGCCGTCCGCCAGTCGCGAAACAGGCTGATCCACACCACCATCGCCAGCGGAAACAGGTGAAAGACAAACAGAATCATCCCCGCGGGCAGCAGGAAAAAATACGGTCTGAACGATCCAAACAGCCGAAACATCGATCTCTCGCCAACGCAGGGTCAAACGCCACTTACCTCCCTCAAACCATAGCCGCCCGCCCGGCAACCTGTCAATAACAATGGCCCCCGCATGTAGGGCCCCCGCCCTCGGCGGACTCCTCCCATCGACCGCCCCGGCCCACCGACCGCTATTGCCCCTGCCCGACAAACCCTGGTATAATCCCATGCTTGATCCACGACATACGCTTGACGAGGAACCGCTGATGACACAAGGGGGCATACCACTACAGGGAACCGCAAACATGCTCGCCGACCGGGACCAACCCACCGTCGGCGCCCGATCGCTCGCCGTCGGCTGCGTCCTGCTCGCCGCCGTCGGGCTCTACCAGCTCGCCTGGGCCTGGCTCGCCTCCCTGCCCATGCTGCTCGGAACCATCACCAACGACGACGTCTTCCTCTACCTCGAATTCGCCGTCAACACCCTCCGCTACGGCTTCCCCACCTTCGACGGCATCAACGCCACCAACGGCGTTCAGCCGCTATGGGCGGCACTGCTGGTCGCCCTCGCCTCCGCCATCCACGACAAGGAAATCCTCCTGCGGACCGTCCTGACCCTCTGCGCCGCCCTCAACGTCGCCACCGGACTGGTCCTGCTGCACGGCCTGCGGCGATGGGCCTCCCCCGTCGTCGCCGTCGCCGCCGTCATCCTCTGGTCCGCCTACATGCTCGGACTTCAGCCGGCCATGCTCGGCATGGAAAACAGCCTCCACGCCCTGGTCGCCGCCGCGACCGCCGTACTGATCCTGCAGCTCTTCTCCTCGCGAACGGCTCCGCCCGCCCGACTGCTGCTCTGGATCGGCCTGCTGCTCGCCGCCAACGGCCTGACCCGCCTCGACTCCGCCGTCGTCTCCATCGTCCTCGCCGCCGTCGTCGTCGGACGAGGAATCTACCTCGGCGGCCGCCCAGCCAAAGTCGCCCTCTGCACCGTCGGCCCCGGCATCGCCGCCGGAGCGCTCCTCTTCGCCGCCAACTTCGCCTACTTCGGCACGCCCACGCCCGTCTCCGGCACGATCAAACAGTACTACGCCAGCTTCTTCTTCGACGGCTTCGCCCTCTGGGAGAGAACGCTGCTCTCGCTCGGCATGTTCTTCAAGACCCTCTCCGGCGGACCCGAACGCCTCTTCGGCGAATCCGCCCCCGAAGCCATCGACAGCACCCTCCAGATCGTCGCCCTGCTGGTCCTGATCATCCCAGCCGGACTGCGCGTCCTGCGAAGCCGCGCCGTCGACCGATCCGACCGCGCCAGCGCCTTTAGCCGCGTCTGCGTTATCATGCTGGCCGCCAGCCTCGTCCACCTCGCCGTCATGGTCGTCGTGCTCGTCCAGTTCTCCATCGACCCGTGGTACTACTCCTGGCTGTTCCTGACCTGGATCCTCTGCCTCGCCTGGGCCATCGAACGATGGTACCGCTCCCCCGTCATGTCGGCCAGGGCCTCGCAGATACTTGTCGCAGCCCTCCTGGCGGTGCTCCTCGTCGGACAGGTCTCCCGCACCATCGTCCTGATCCGCGGCGGCGACCTCCACGACATCCACGTCGAACGACTCGAACTGACCGACTGGATCAACCGCCACATCCCAGCCGACGCCGTCCTCGCCTCCTGGAACGCCGGTGAACTCGCCTACTTCACCGACCAGACCTTCATCAACCTCGACGGCCTCATGAACTCCCGCCAGTACGCCGACTTCCTCTACAGCGGCGGAAACGTCCTCGACTACCTCCGCGACGCCGGCGTCGATATCGTCGTCGATTTCAACACCAAAGACTCCACCATGCCCTACATGGACTACATCCAGGACGACAAGTTCCGAAACCTCTGGTACTGGGATCAGGTAAAAATCCTCCACGCCCAGACCGCCGCCGGCGACCGACCCATCTACGTCGTCGACCTGCCCGGCGGCCGCGACTTCAGCCCCTAACGGCCTGTCACTCCCCTTGCGCTTCGCTGAGAGCCTCGTCAAGCCGCTCGACAAACGCCCGGATCTCGTCCCGAACCCGGCG is a genomic window of Phycisphaerae bacterium containing:
- a CDS encoding LacI family transcriptional regulator — its product is MAISSGVHQPVRRRTTLADVARVSGVSVAAASQVLSGQKGATRYSPATAARVREAARLLRYRPSLAGRIIRQGRTGIMGLVLPALADAYVTSLAPGCITAATRCGYELIVSAAHLASDEYQQRVSHLLDLDVDGLVLFASQELIRSEVYRELVESRRPVVLLEHDTADQNVDFVGMDDLANYRQAVGRLKSLGHQRIGLIYELEYAVPSAHVRRLAFEQAVDELGLPVLPRYCIQTAHHRDAQSLAALTPVLEAKGDLTALVVRGHWRMEWMYQALLEWGWAVPDDVSLVNISGHDYRRDRLRITAVQTPIAKMGEQAVQLLTHRIGHPDDPPQRILLPGELIEGTTVKNR
- a CDS encoding dienelactone hydrolase family protein, yielding MRCVLIVLLLTAVASSEEPQTRSGEPAAGGVGEVATETVAYSDGELPLEGFLAYPRSVPSGRKLPGVLVVHEWYGLNDYARGRARQLADQLGVVAFAVDMYGRGKRAQNDRSARELSKPFRESPTLARRRVRAGLEVLREQKLVDSNRIAAIGYCFGGSVVLELARGGADVAGVVSFHGGLGTSMPAERGQIKAEILVLHGANDPHVGWSEVSDFVHEMKKSEAQWQLVVYGQAVHAFTNPANDADPWDGVAYDEQADRRSWAAMVLFFHEVLGTGQSAEPLEAEAEPDDRTP
- a CDS encoding carbohydrate ABC transporter permease, encoding MVRFWRLMVNVAIELVILAGAAFCVLPFFWMLSTSLKTPAEITLVPPPVLPEHPQWSNYPNAFVRAADIGVPFVRCFFNSAVVGIAVTAGVLVTAVLAGFAFSVLQFRGKNVLFLLFLATMMIPFEVSLIPNFFIIDYLGWYDTYAALVVPWTASAFSVFFVRRMFDGLPREMYEAARLDGCSDLRYLWSIGAPMIQPALITIAVFAFLGSWNALVWPLVVTSSPDLSVIQKGLASFIEEATTHYHLLMAAATLTILPIVILYLLAQRWFERGAEQMTT
- a CDS encoding sugar ABC transporter permease, coding for MFRLFGSFRPYFFLLPAGMILFVFHLFPLAMVVWISLFRDWRTADSAYVGLDNYQRIFESGEFVRSLGISVWYALGTIPATIALALVFAVLLGRKKRLAGVYRVAFFLPFITSTVAAAAVWKWILHVDQKGLANSLLAAFGVGPVRFTESSTGIFELAFGGELPIVGGGPSLALISVMLFAVWHTFGFYVIILTAGMGQIPKETYEAAWLDGAGPVRSFFSITLPLLRPVIGFLVVISTIAAFQTFNQIYIMAPAERLNSARNATMYIFTEFWNYQRFGTGAAASVALFGVLLVLTALQLRVSRRKD
- a CDS encoding nucleoside deaminase; translated protein: MDIFMKAAIEEARQGLSEGGIPIGSVLVRDGQIIGRGHNRRVQYDDPIIHAEIDCLRNAGRIGSYKGTVLYSTLMPCYLCAGAAVQFGIRRVVAGESATFAGAREFMESHGVEVVDLDLEECKAMMRKFIDENPQLWYEDIGEL
- a CDS encoding methyltransferase; translated protein: MTSRQRVQTALDHREPDRVPLDLGGSAVTGMSVSTVYRLRQALRLDAPGLPVKVVEPFQMLGEIEADLAEALGVDVVGLGLPATLFGFVNENWKAWTTFDGTPVLVPEGFNTEPETNGDILLYPQGDKSVPPSGRMPKGGFYFDAIIRQEPIDDDRLDPADNLEEFRPLTDAQIAYLRDRAEQLYTGTDKAILLSLPGASFGDIALVPAMWLKHPKGIRDVEEWYVSTGLRREYVRRVFEGQCAIAIANAQRIYEAVGERVAAVFVTGTDFGTQSNLFISRDSYRDLFMPFHERINEWVHSHTAWKTMIHSCGAVEPLIDDFVRAGFDILNPVQCSAAGMDAATLKGRYGGRITFWGGAVNTQQTLPFGRPEEVREEVRERIRTFGPGGGFVFNPIHNVQAATPIENVLAMYETLGEMRDYPIR
- a CDS encoding DUF981 domain-containing protein, whose product is MLAVLWNDYVTLMLLNAAAGLFLVACYAWWGLTDPDQKRWAPGFAASGLIALATGLHMSLTWPLDYQGGIFNIAYGETSALFGAILLGTALALWMNWGLLSIGIYSLFAAALAVVVGVRIIHLGLTAQPLLAGAGFILTGLAGAFALPVLANRDRRFLRAAGAIVLLVAVMIWVMTVYVAYWNHLIPS
- a CDS encoding ABC transporter substrate-binding protein, translated to MHRRLALILVGFTLVLCVAGCRNREAAAKEDVLVFWHTQSDRNAAALREIIEAYNASGPAMAVREEYVGDYDTLYKKTITALAARRPPDLAVAYESMVADYMKYDAVSDLGGYLQDDLSAEDRADIYQPFVDSNRFAQFGGKLLSMPFTKSVLMLYYNRDMLRQVGRSEPPATWEEFVAACEALKAKLNLTPYAFSRDPSTFDGLVFSFGGEVFDSRTRTPLFDGPATVSAFGLIDAVFEKGLAYEVAYGSYDDRADFGNGRAAFFIRSSNSYPYADEMIQGKFDWDVAVIPHGAEAAPATVLFGANICVFKSDERRQKAAWDFIGYFISRDVTARWAAATGYLPIRQSALEASPLREFLAEKPAKRHTIEAIPYAKAEPNVQGWQEVRDAMDRITAEVINQRLTAQDAAVELQAAARKMLSQ